One genomic window of Corynebacterium diphtheriae includes the following:
- the gatB gene encoding Asp-tRNA(Asn)/Glu-tRNA(Gln) amidotransferase subunit GatB codes for MTAAMYDLMDYDEVLEKFDPVMGLEVHVELATETKMFSAPSAHFGAEPNSNVDPVSLGLPGALPVVNAKGVEWAIKIGLALNCKIAESSRFARKNYFYPDQPKNYQISQYDEPIAYDGYLDVVLDDGTPWRVEIERAHMEEDTGKLTHLGGADGRIHGATASLVDCNRAGIPLIEIVTKPIEGAGERAPEVARAYVGALRDLVKALGVSDARMDQGSMRCDANVSLRPVGTVEFGTRTETKNINSLKSVEQAVRYEMQRQAQVLEDGGEIVQETRHYQETDGSTSKGRPKETAEDYRYFNDPDLPPVIAPKEWVEEIRATLPELPWIRRARIQKEWGLKDEEMRDLVNAGALDLIVETVEAGASASEARSWWVAYLSQKANESGVELDSLSITPQQVARVAALVKEGKLTNKLARQAVDGVLAGEGDVDEVVAARGLEVVRDDGAIEKAVDEALAANPDIVEKYKAGNTKVTGAIVGAVMKATRGKADPAQVNKLIAEKLA; via the coding sequence ATGACTGCTGCGATGTATGACCTGATGGATTATGACGAGGTCCTAGAGAAGTTCGATCCGGTAATGGGTCTTGAGGTTCACGTTGAGTTAGCAACCGAAACCAAGATGTTTTCGGCACCGTCTGCACATTTCGGCGCTGAACCAAACTCCAACGTAGACCCAGTATCGTTGGGCTTGCCTGGTGCATTGCCCGTCGTTAATGCTAAAGGCGTTGAATGGGCTATCAAGATCGGTCTGGCTCTCAACTGCAAGATTGCTGAGTCTTCTCGGTTCGCCCGAAAGAATTACTTCTACCCAGATCAGCCAAAGAACTACCAGATTTCGCAGTACGATGAGCCGATTGCTTATGACGGCTACCTTGACGTAGTGCTTGACGACGGAACCCCGTGGCGTGTGGAGATCGAGCGCGCCCACATGGAAGAAGACACCGGTAAGCTCACCCACTTGGGTGGTGCCGACGGCCGTATCCACGGTGCGACAGCTTCGCTCGTCGACTGCAACCGCGCAGGTATCCCGCTTATCGAGATCGTGACCAAACCTATCGAAGGTGCTGGCGAGCGTGCGCCTGAAGTTGCTCGCGCATACGTTGGAGCTCTTCGTGATTTGGTTAAGGCCTTGGGGGTTTCCGATGCTCGCATGGATCAAGGCTCCATGCGTTGCGACGCAAACGTTTCTCTGCGTCCAGTAGGAACTGTTGAGTTCGGTACCCGTACCGAAACTAAAAACATTAACTCTTTGAAGTCGGTGGAGCAGGCTGTTCGTTATGAGATGCAGCGTCAGGCTCAGGTCCTAGAAGATGGCGGTGAGATCGTCCAGGAAACTCGTCACTATCAGGAAACCGATGGGTCGACTTCTAAGGGACGTCCAAAGGAAACGGCAGAGGATTACCGCTACTTTAATGATCCTGATCTGCCACCAGTGATTGCTCCTAAAGAATGGGTAGAGGAGATCCGTGCCACCCTTCCGGAGCTTCCGTGGATTCGTCGTGCTCGTATTCAAAAAGAGTGGGGGCTTAAAGACGAAGAAATGCGTGACTTGGTCAACGCAGGTGCTTTGGATCTGATCGTTGAGACAGTCGAAGCTGGTGCATCGGCATCTGAGGCACGCTCGTGGTGGGTTGCTTACCTTTCACAAAAAGCAAACGAGTCTGGAGTTGAACTTGATTCCTTGTCAATCACTCCGCAGCAGGTAGCTCGCGTTGCTGCACTGGTGAAGGAAGGAAAGCTGACCAATAAGCTGGCGCGGCAGGCTGTAGACGGAGTTCTTGCCGGTGAGGGTGACGTCGATGAGGTCGTTGCTGCTCGTGGCCTCGAAGTGGTTCGTGATGATGGAGCTATTGAAAAGGCAGTGGATGAAGCCTTGGCCGCTAATCCCGATATTGTTGAGAAATACAAGGCTGGAAACACCAAGGTCACCGGCGCAATTGTTGGTGCAGTGATGAAGGCTACGCGTGGCAAGGCTGACCCTGCTCAGGTAAATAAACTGATTGCAGAGAAACTCGCATAA
- a CDS encoding aldo/keto reductase, with the protein MTYSRQAAQVYTPAVQRYEDMEYRQCGHSGLRLPAISLGFWHNFGDDKPLANQRAIVRRAFDRGITHFDLANNYGPPEGSAEINFGRIFREDLARHRDEIVISTKAGWNMGAGPYSFGGSRKYLMDSLDSSLDRLGLDHVDIFYHHRPDPDTPLEETAYALRDIVASGKARYVGISSYGPELTAEISEILAGEGCPLLIHQPSYSILNRWVEEPGEDGENLLESAANNGLGVIAFSPLAQGLLTDRYLEGVPMDSRAAAGKSLGKEMLNAKNLDMVRALNDLALRRGQTLAQLAIAWVLREQGDYGATTVTSALIGASSVAQLDQNLGALNNLEFSVEERNYIDTVAKDAGINIWAGATASKVHD; encoded by the coding sequence ATGACTTACTCACGGCAAGCAGCGCAGGTATATACTCCTGCGGTTCAACGGTACGAGGATATGGAATACCGGCAGTGTGGCCACTCGGGCCTTCGACTGCCAGCAATTAGCCTAGGTTTCTGGCATAATTTTGGTGACGATAAGCCGCTAGCTAATCAGCGCGCCATTGTTCGTCGCGCGTTCGACCGAGGCATTACACATTTTGATCTGGCAAATAACTACGGGCCTCCAGAAGGTTCGGCAGAGATCAATTTTGGAAGAATCTTCCGAGAAGATTTGGCCCGCCACCGGGATGAAATCGTTATTTCTACCAAGGCAGGGTGGAACATGGGAGCAGGTCCATACAGTTTTGGTGGTAGCCGCAAGTACTTGATGGATTCACTGGATTCTTCACTTGATCGCCTAGGGCTTGATCACGTGGATATTTTCTATCATCATCGTCCAGATCCAGATACGCCTTTGGAAGAAACTGCATATGCTTTGCGAGACATCGTGGCATCCGGCAAGGCTCGCTATGTGGGAATTTCCTCCTATGGACCTGAACTAACCGCAGAGATCTCGGAAATTCTAGCTGGTGAGGGCTGCCCGCTGCTGATTCATCAACCGAGCTATTCTATCTTGAACCGCTGGGTAGAAGAACCAGGTGAAGATGGCGAGAACCTGTTAGAGTCTGCGGCGAATAACGGACTGGGTGTTATTGCATTTTCGCCACTTGCACAGGGGCTTTTAACTGACAGGTATCTCGAGGGCGTGCCAATGGATTCACGGGCAGCAGCAGGGAAGTCCTTGGGTAAAGAGATGCTCAACGCTAAAAATCTTGACATGGTGCGTGCACTGAATGATTTAGCGTTACGACGTGGCCAAACGTTGGCACAGCTGGCTATTGCGTGGGTGCTGCGGGAGCAAGGCGATTATGGGGCCACAACGGTAACCAGTGCGTTGATCGGAGCATCGTCGGTAGCGCAGCTGGATCAAAATCTGGGAGCTCTTAATAATCTTGAGTTCAGCGTTGAGGAACGCAATTATATTGACACTGTTGCCAAGGACGCTGGAATTAATATTTGGGCGGGTGCTACTGCCTCGAAGGTTCACGATTAA
- a CDS encoding LysE/ArgO family amino acid transporter, with protein sequence MSIAIAGFLMGLSLIVAIGPQNALIIRQGIKREGLIPILVVCILSDVILIFGGTAGVGALVDRAPIALVVLKWLGVAYLLYFGFTCFKEAFKRHGQALTVEQSEPVAYEPAADASSGVITKTRTKAQPKSAQRTWVKPVLAALAFTWLNPAAYIDVLVMLGGIANQHGPDGRWIFALGALCASLTWFPFIGYTSTRFSTVLSRPAVWRYINIAIGIIMMIMCARLIMH encoded by the coding sequence ATGAGTATTGCTATCGCTGGATTCCTCATGGGTCTGTCCTTGATCGTGGCCATCGGGCCACAAAATGCCTTGATTATTCGTCAAGGCATTAAACGCGAAGGTCTAATCCCCATTCTGGTTGTATGCATACTCTCTGACGTGATCCTCATTTTTGGAGGCACTGCCGGTGTCGGCGCATTAGTCGATCGTGCCCCCATCGCACTAGTAGTACTGAAATGGCTCGGTGTAGCGTACTTGCTCTATTTCGGATTCACTTGTTTTAAAGAAGCATTTAAACGTCACGGCCAAGCGCTCACAGTCGAGCAAAGCGAACCGGTGGCCTACGAACCAGCGGCTGACGCATCATCCGGAGTGATCACTAAAACACGCACAAAAGCTCAACCCAAGTCAGCGCAGCGCACGTGGGTTAAACCAGTGCTTGCAGCGTTGGCTTTCACGTGGCTAAATCCAGCCGCTTATATAGACGTTCTTGTCATGTTGGGAGGAATCGCCAACCAACACGGTCCCGACGGGCGCTGGATCTTCGCCCTCGGCGCACTGTGCGCGAGCCTGACGTGGTTTCCGTTTATTGGATACACCTCCACACGCTTTTCTACCGTGCTATCTCGGCCAGCCGTGTGGCGATATATCAACATAGCAATCGGAATCATCATGATGATCATGTGCGCACGTCTCATCATGCACTAG
- a CDS encoding LysR family transcriptional regulator ArgP, with product MNPLHLETLLAIIDEGSFEDAAFALGISPSAVSQRIKALERETGRVVVRRTSPVTATDAGEVLVQSARRMALLQAETNAQLRGRIERIPLSVAVNADSLATWFRRVMASVAEMDNATLHMRIEDESHSLSLLRRGDVLGAVTGEKTPVSGCDSIALGAFRYFAVASPKLLDRYTIDGAVDWERMPVLRFGPRDGLQDRDIKRRLGEVPAGRRVNEIPSSEAFMEAARVGLGWAMLPDIQALPLLDSGEVVMLDSEVHEVPLYWQRWRLESPALERLTQAVVDAALEGLHPLSA from the coding sequence ATGAATCCGCTTCATTTAGAAACCTTGCTCGCAATAATCGACGAAGGCAGCTTCGAAGATGCGGCTTTTGCATTAGGAATTTCTCCTTCAGCAGTAAGTCAGAGGATTAAGGCGTTGGAGCGGGAGACTGGTCGAGTAGTGGTACGCCGTACGTCACCAGTCACTGCAACTGATGCTGGCGAGGTACTGGTGCAATCGGCACGACGTATGGCACTTCTGCAGGCCGAAACAAACGCTCAGTTGCGGGGAAGAATTGAGCGGATTCCATTGTCTGTAGCTGTCAACGCAGATTCTTTGGCCACATGGTTTCGCCGGGTGATGGCAAGTGTGGCGGAGATGGATAACGCCACATTGCATATGCGTATCGAGGACGAGTCGCATTCGTTGTCGTTGTTGCGTCGCGGAGATGTCCTTGGCGCTGTAACGGGGGAAAAGACACCTGTATCTGGTTGCGACTCGATAGCGTTAGGTGCATTCCGATATTTTGCGGTGGCAAGTCCGAAGCTGTTGGATCGCTACACCATAGACGGTGCTGTTGATTGGGAGCGGATGCCAGTATTGCGATTTGGCCCTCGGGATGGGCTTCAAGACCGTGATATTAAGCGTCGTCTTGGTGAAGTTCCGGCAGGGCGACGTGTTAATGAGATCCCTTCATCGGAGGCATTCATGGAAGCGGCCCGTGTGGGATTGGGCTGGGCAATGCTCCCCGATATTCAAGCGTTACCGCTTTTGGATTCTGGTGAGGTAGTGATGCTAGATAGCGAGGTGCACGAAGTTCCGCTGTATTGGCAGCGATGGCGGTTGGAATCTCCAGCCCTAGAGCGGTTGACTCAAGCGGTAGTGGATGCAGCCCTCGAGGGACTACATCCACTGTCTGCCTAG
- a CDS encoding glutathione S-transferase family protein has protein sequence MSTITIVVDMSTQYEKYTSTENGGEFIRDTQYIDDRIVDSVSAPTPLEDGHTLWPAEPRRYRLVAARACPWAHRTVITRRLKGLEDVISLGLVGPTHDWRSWTFDLDPNEVDPVLGIPRLRDAYLKRFTDYPRGITVPAIVEVATGKVVTNDYPSIVCDLNDQWSKYERPGAPDLYPETLREEIDAITKRIFTEVNNGVYRCGFAGSQEAYDKAYDRLFTALDWLEERLSHQRYLVGKHITIADIYLYTTLVRFDAVYHGHFKCNRNKITEMPNLWGYLRDLFQTPGFGDTTDFTEIKQHYYITHQDVNPTQIVPKGPSLESFFSPHGREKLGDSPFAEGVTLPREISYEERLKNKIDGQ, from the coding sequence ATGTCAACAATCACTATAGTTGTTGACATGTCCACACAATATGAGAAGTACACATCCACAGAAAATGGCGGCGAATTCATCCGCGATACCCAATACATCGACGACCGAATCGTCGATAGTGTCTCTGCCCCTACTCCACTAGAAGACGGACACACCCTCTGGCCTGCAGAACCTCGACGTTATCGCCTAGTAGCTGCACGAGCCTGCCCATGGGCACACCGTACCGTTATCACTCGACGACTCAAAGGTCTTGAAGATGTCATCTCGCTAGGCCTCGTCGGACCAACCCATGATTGGCGCTCATGGACCTTCGACCTTGACCCAAACGAAGTCGATCCAGTTTTAGGAATTCCTAGGCTTCGCGACGCCTACCTAAAACGTTTTACGGACTATCCGCGCGGAATTACTGTTCCAGCCATTGTGGAAGTAGCTACTGGAAAAGTTGTTACTAACGACTACCCGAGCATCGTCTGTGATCTCAATGATCAATGGAGCAAATACGAACGTCCCGGCGCACCTGATCTTTATCCAGAGACCCTACGTGAAGAAATTGATGCCATAACCAAGCGGATATTCACCGAAGTAAACAATGGTGTATACCGATGCGGTTTCGCCGGCTCCCAAGAAGCCTATGACAAGGCCTACGATCGACTGTTTACCGCTCTTGACTGGCTAGAAGAACGTTTATCCCACCAACGTTATCTAGTCGGTAAACACATCACGATCGCAGATATTTATCTCTACACCACCTTGGTGCGATTCGACGCCGTCTATCATGGCCACTTCAAGTGCAACCGAAACAAGATCACTGAAATGCCCAACCTCTGGGGTTACCTACGTGATCTGTTCCAGACACCCGGTTTTGGAGACACCACCGATTTCACAGAAATCAAACAGCACTACTACATCACGCATCAAGACGTAAACCCAACCCAGATCGTACCCAAGGGACCAAGTTTAGAAAGCTTCTTTAGCCCTCATGGTCGTGAAAAACTAGGCGATAGCCCCTTCGCGGAAGGCGTGACCCTACCTAGAGAAATTTCCTACGAAGAGCGTCTTAAGAATAAGATCGACGGCCAATAA
- a CDS encoding HNH endonuclease family protein, giving the protein MASAVVIQGSWSGLEPQRWEDSIRDVLSPAATAEVDPSRADVIALNALTIDDSFGDKPAYSRTHFGNNWADNVSVAGGHNGCDTRNDILQRDLTNIVFRPGTRNCVVSTGNLHDLYSGVDVAFTRGPKTSTMVEIDHVVALGNAWYAGAWQWDDETRRNFANDPINLQATTHAENQAKKAKTADRWMPSDPQYHCTYAQRQTTIKSTYGLTVTSREKDALMKALATCS; this is encoded by the coding sequence ATGGCCTCTGCCGTCGTGATCCAAGGATCATGGTCTGGGCTCGAACCTCAGCGATGGGAAGACAGCATTCGCGACGTTTTGAGTCCTGCGGCAACTGCCGAAGTGGACCCATCACGTGCGGACGTCATAGCGCTTAATGCTCTAACTATCGACGATTCCTTTGGTGATAAGCCTGCATACAGCAGGACTCACTTTGGCAACAACTGGGCTGATAATGTCTCGGTAGCTGGCGGCCACAATGGTTGCGATACCCGAAATGACATTCTTCAGCGTGACCTCACCAACATTGTATTCCGGCCGGGGACACGTAACTGTGTCGTATCAACCGGAAATCTACACGACCTCTACTCGGGTGTTGACGTAGCATTTACCCGCGGTCCTAAGACGTCGACCATGGTGGAAATTGACCACGTGGTAGCGCTTGGCAATGCTTGGTATGCCGGTGCATGGCAGTGGGATGACGAAACTCGCCGCAACTTTGCCAATGATCCCATCAATCTTCAAGCAACTACACACGCGGAAAACCAAGCGAAAAAGGCAAAAACGGCTGATCGCTGGATGCCTAGTGATCCGCAATACCACTGCACGTACGCACAACGGCAAACAACCATCAAATCTACCTACGGTTTAACTGTTACCAGCCGTGAAAAAGATGCCCTTATGAAGGCATTGGCAACCTGCTCCTAA
- a CDS encoding DoxX family protein, producing the protein MADNNIPDRASDFDDDIPTYNGGGNNGAETSSAPNSAHQGAPKKLGSGLSAAEIYARAGRAAPQSISPQRPAAKVVANSENENKKDTEVVAPDTQPEDSYKTTIIERPAVAPQPVLNDDPHSKPLASDAPTTVYTVAQPQPAEPEPAPVTDYHDEDFAPTPATPVAPATAIAEPVPAPVAAPAVAPAVAPMVTASNQPVHNGEPHRRGTIDFGILVLRLFFGTWLILKSVTVFFAMGSHGGINALQEQFGAYPYASTLAVAIPALELAAGVFLVFGLLTPVASALAIIATSFMALHGITKAGGIDIFDHESSVWFAIFLLIIAVVLQFTGPGKYSFDISRTWAIRPLASSWVFVVVAVAAAVALWWFGAAVNPFA; encoded by the coding sequence ATGGCCGACAACAATATCCCCGATCGCGCGAGCGATTTTGACGATGACATCCCCACCTATAACGGTGGGGGAAACAACGGCGCAGAGACTTCGTCTGCACCTAATTCAGCGCATCAGGGCGCACCTAAAAAGCTAGGCAGTGGGCTTTCGGCGGCCGAAATTTATGCTCGTGCCGGTCGTGCTGCACCGCAATCTATTAGCCCGCAACGGCCAGCGGCCAAAGTGGTAGCCAACAGTGAAAACGAAAATAAAAAAGACACTGAAGTAGTGGCTCCAGATACGCAGCCAGAAGATAGTTACAAAACGACTATCATCGAGCGCCCAGCTGTAGCACCTCAACCAGTGCTCAACGACGATCCTCATAGCAAACCATTAGCTTCAGATGCGCCGACTACGGTTTATACCGTTGCCCAGCCACAACCAGCTGAGCCGGAACCAGCGCCTGTGACGGACTATCATGACGAAGATTTTGCTCCGACGCCCGCAACACCAGTAGCGCCTGCAACTGCTATTGCTGAACCTGTGCCGGCGCCAGTAGCCGCTCCAGCAGTTGCCCCAGCCGTAGCACCAATGGTAACTGCTTCGAATCAACCAGTGCACAATGGAGAACCACATCGACGTGGAACTATCGACTTTGGCATTTTGGTTTTGCGCCTATTTTTTGGCACTTGGCTCATCCTTAAGTCAGTGACGGTATTTTTTGCCATGGGATCCCATGGTGGAATCAACGCACTCCAAGAACAATTTGGTGCCTATCCTTATGCCAGCACTTTAGCGGTAGCTATTCCAGCACTTGAGCTGGCAGCAGGTGTGTTCTTAGTCTTCGGATTGCTTACTCCGGTAGCGTCCGCGTTAGCTATCATTGCCACTTCATTCATGGCGCTTCACGGTATTACTAAAGCCGGCGGAATTGATATTTTTGATCATGAAAGCTCAGTGTGGTTTGCCATATTCCTCCTGATTATTGCGGTTGTTTTGCAATTTACAGGGCCAGGAAAATACTCCTTTGACATTTCTCGCACGTGGGCGATTCGTCCACTTGCATCCTCGTGGGTATTTGTAGTCGTAGCAGTCGCAGCTGCAGTAGCGCTGTGGTGGTTTGGAGCAGCAGTTAACCCATTCGCATAG